A genomic segment from Candidatus Latescibacterota bacterium encodes:
- the ispH gene encoding 4-hydroxy-3-methylbut-2-enyl diphosphate reductase, with amino-acid sequence MNQKLEVVCSPHTGYCFGVKRAMTLIEEGLAKSELRIYTIGDVIHNPQAVEKLREKGVVPVNSMKELRVGDTLIVRAHGVDPSIRIQAEEMGINLIDTTCPFVRKIQEHVEKMSMETRQVIIIGDSSHPEVKGIAGRAEGGVIIIDSPAEADEVEGVLQAGVVIQTTYAREKAVEIIEVLRRKIPDLRSYDTICQATTLRREATLELSRSVDMMLVVGGKTSSNTKRLYKMCVDSGIEARFIETSDEIMTEWFEKYRKIGLATGTSTPEWVVNDVLRRLHEIAAII; translated from the coding sequence ATGAATCAGAAGCTTGAAGTGGTCTGTTCTCCTCATACCGGTTACTGTTTCGGAGTTAAGAGGGCCATGACCCTTATCGAAGAAGGCCTCGCAAAAAGCGAGCTAAGGATATATACGATCGGCGATGTGATACACAATCCTCAAGCCGTTGAGAAACTAAGGGAAAAAGGCGTGGTCCCCGTTAATTCGATGAAGGAACTCAGAGTAGGAGACACTCTGATAGTCAGGGCTCATGGAGTCGACCCTTCGATCAGGATCCAGGCTGAAGAAATGGGGATCAATCTCATAGATACGACATGTCCCTTTGTTCGGAAGATTCAGGAACATGTCGAGAAAATGTCCATGGAGACCAGGCAGGTAATAATCATAGGAGATTCGAGTCATCCCGAGGTAAAAGGAATTGCCGGACGTGCTGAAGGAGGAGTGATTATCATCGATTCTCCTGCGGAAGCAGACGAAGTCGAAGGAGTATTGCAGGCAGGGGTGGTTATACAGACAACATACGCTCGTGAAAAAGCTGTGGAGATAATAGAGGTCCTTCGCAGGAAGATCCCGGACCTCAGGAGCTATGACACCATATGCCAGGCGACTACACTCAGACGTGAGGCCACACTCGAACTTTCCCGTTCAGTTGATATGATGCTTGTTGTCGGAGGCAAGACAAGCTCCAATACTAAAAGACTTTACAAAATGTGTGTCGATTCAGGAATAGAGGCAAGATTTATCGAGACATCAGACGAGATTATGACGGAATGGTTCGAAAAATACAGAAAGATAGGCCTCGCGACAGGAACATCGACACCTGAATGGGTGGTAAATGACGTTCTGAGAAGACTTCACGAAATAGCCGCCATAATCTGA